GCCTGGTCAGCACGCTCATCTCCCGGGACCTCAGCGGTTCAGATGATTTGTGCGTCAGCTGGGGCCGGATCCTTCCCGGTCAGCACCACCTGTGCCACCATCACCCGGACGCGTCAGAGTTCTATGTTGTCATCAGCGGGACCCCGATTGTCCATCTTGGCGACCTTACGTACCGGGCAAAACCGGGGGATGGCATTTACATCCCCCGCGGCACTACCCACGGACTCACCAACGACGGCTCGGAAAATGTGGATCTCGTAGTTGGTGTGAGCAAGCCTGCTGACTGGCAATTCGTCCCGGATGAGTGAAGTCTCCAACGGGCGCTCAAGGCCAGATCCATTCGTCATTATCACCTTCAGGAGGACCCACACGTGACCCAGGAACAGTCTCCGATCCTGAAACGCAGCGTTGGCATCATTACCGCCGACCCCACTCCTACCCTGCTGGCCCTCCTCGCCCACGCCGAGGTGGACTTCCTAGTTCTGGACGCTGAGCAGACAGGGATTTCCATCCGCCAGTGCGGCGATGTAGTGCAGCGCCTGGCTGGCACCGCGGTGCGCGTGGCAGTGCGGGTTCCGGACCTGGAACCGAACACACTGGTGGCTTTCGCGAACACTGGGGTTGGCGAGATCGTCCTTCCGCAGGTGCGCACGGTGGACCAACTCGAACGGGCCTACGAGGCCACGAGGTACGCCCCCCTGGGATCGCGCCCTCACCAAGTGAACCCCGCTTCGTCCTTTGGCATGGACTATTCCTTCTCTCCGTTGCTGACCGTGTTGTTCGAGACGGCGGAAGCTGTGGAGCGCGTCAAGGAGTTCGTTGACAGTGAAGCATTTGGCGGAGGCTGGGTGGGCCCGACGGACCTCGCCGCAGACCTCCGTCGACATGGAGAAGAGCGTCCGGAAGCGTTGCAGGAGGCCATCCAACGTGTGGTGGATATTGTCGCAGGTGCCGGTTGCAGCATCGGGTTGCCAGCGCCCGCCATGGCTGAAGCGGCCACTGTTTTCCGCCGTGGAGCTGACCGATGCGCCGTGTATTGGGAGAAAGAGGTTGCCTCCATGTTGACCGGTTACGCCGGGTTGCGGGCGGCGTGAGCAACCTGGCCAAGGGGGCATCCGTCGTCGAATCCGGTGTCTTCAAAAAGGCAACCAACCGAAATCATCTTCGATATACTGACGCAAAACCGAGGACTAATGAAGGAGTCGTCGTGGACGGTACGGACACAGCACAGGGCGAAGTAGCCGAGTCCCTGGAACGCGACTTCTGGATTGCACATCTCGGGGCCATGATCAAGCAGCAGCGCCTCGGCCGCTTCACCGTGGAGGAACTTGCCGAACGCGCCGGCGTCAGCGCGGGACTCATCAGCCAGATCGAGCGCGGAATCGGCAACCCTTCGTTCGCAACGCTGCTTCGCTTGGCCAATTCACTGGACCTTCCGCTGGCAAGCATGTTCATGGACCCCAATGAGGGCCAGGACCACATGCTGGTACGCCGGGCCGACCGGCGACGCATCGAAATTCCTTCCCAAGGCATCATCATGGAACTGATCGTTCCGGATTCGGAGCGCAAGCTGGGCGTCATCAGCATGACCATTCCAGCCAACTTCGAGGGCGCGCACGTTCCGCACTCCCACGAGGGCGAGGAATGTGTCATCCTGCAGGCCGGCACCCTGGTAGCGACCGTCGGTGGCCAGGATTTCGTGCTGGAAGCCGGCGACAGCCTAACGTACGACGCTTCCTTGCCGCACTGGTGGAGCAACCAAACGAATTCCGCCGCAGTCATGCTCGCCATCTCCACGCCGCCCTCTCTCGGCAAAGCGCACTAACCGTGGGCGCTCCCGGCCCGGAGACCAGGCTTGGCATCCTGGTCCCGTCGAGCAATTCGAATGCGGAAACCCTCACAGCATCGATCCTTGCGGAACAGCGCGACCTTGGGGTGCACTACAGTCGCTTCCGTCTGCCTCCAAGGCTTGATGATCCAGTTGACCTGGGCGTCCTCGGAGAGGCTCCTTCACTGTTGAATGACGCCGAGCTGCAAGCCATCGCCTTCCACGGCACATCCGGTTCCTGGACGGGCATCGCAGGCGATCAGGGACTTTGTGCCGGGCTTGAGTCGGTGTGCGGTGCGCCCGCAACCACTGCATCCGTGGCCGTCGTCGAGGCCCTCTCAGCCTTGAAGGCGACGCGCGTCGGGCTCGTTTTTCCGGGGCCCGGCACTATTGCATCCCTG
This window of the Arthrobacter sp. StoSoilB5 genome carries:
- a CDS encoding cupin domain-containing protein, which codes for MGTRDGETATVTIDRLVHNVHEQGFTALDKVGLNGQRDQGLVSTLISRDLSGSDDLCVSWGRILPGQHHLCHHHPDASEFYVVISGTPIVHLGDLTYRAKPGDGIYIPRGTTHGLTNDGSENVDLVVGVSKPADWQFVPDE
- a CDS encoding aldolase/citrate lyase family protein encodes the protein MTQEQSPILKRSVGIITADPTPTLLALLAHAEVDFLVLDAEQTGISIRQCGDVVQRLAGTAVRVAVRVPDLEPNTLVAFANTGVGEIVLPQVRTVDQLERAYEATRYAPLGSRPHQVNPASSFGMDYSFSPLLTVLFETAEAVERVKEFVDSEAFGGGWVGPTDLAADLRRHGEERPEALQEAIQRVVDIVAGAGCSIGLPAPAMAEAATVFRRGADRCAVYWEKEVASMLTGYAGLRAA
- a CDS encoding cupin domain-containing protein gives rise to the protein MDGTDTAQGEVAESLERDFWIAHLGAMIKQQRLGRFTVEELAERAGVSAGLISQIERGIGNPSFATLLRLANSLDLPLASMFMDPNEGQDHMLVRRADRRRIEIPSQGIIMELIVPDSERKLGVISMTIPANFEGAHVPHSHEGEECVILQAGTLVATVGGQDFVLEAGDSLTYDASLPHWWSNQTNSAAVMLAISTPPSLGKAH